One genomic region from Clostridium saccharobutylicum DSM 13864 encodes:
- the tig gene encoding trigger factor — MKAKVEKIETNVVKLEIKVEAEKFNAAITKAYNKNKSRYNIPGFRKGKVPMAMVKKFYGVEVFYDDAINFAIDESYGLALTEQNIRPVDYPKVDIVDLGEGKEFVYTATVTVYPEVELGEYKGLDIKKPTYEADDAEVEKQIKEMQEQNARVEVKSEGKIEKGNIAVIDFKGYVDGTAFEGGEGTDYALEIGSGTFIDNFEDQLIGLSVGDKKDVNVTFPETYGKEELNGKAAKFEVEIKAIKVKELPELDDEFAKDVAAVDTFAELKENIKKTLEKNNDQKAEREFEEAIITAIIENTKMDVPEVMISKEIDAMMKDLEGRLQYQGLSLDQYMEFTGNTTEKMRDFMKENAERKVKADLVLEAVAKAEDIKATEEQVNERALELGKMYGPKDPEKMANILVKSQKGMIEKDIIIENTLKFIKENCK; from the coding sequence ATGAAAGCTAAAGTGGAAAAAATAGAAACAAATGTGGTAAAGTTAGAAATAAAGGTTGAAGCAGAAAAATTTAATGCTGCAATAACTAAAGCATATAACAAAAATAAGAGTAGATATAATATACCAGGTTTTAGAAAAGGAAAAGTTCCAATGGCAATGGTTAAAAAATTCTATGGAGTAGAAGTATTCTATGATGATGCTATTAATTTTGCTATTGATGAATCATATGGCTTAGCGTTAACTGAACAAAATATAAGACCTGTAGATTATCCAAAGGTTGACATAGTTGATTTAGGAGAAGGAAAAGAATTTGTTTATACAGCAACAGTTACAGTTTATCCAGAAGTTGAACTTGGAGAATATAAAGGTTTAGATATAAAGAAACCTACATATGAAGCAGATGATGCAGAAGTAGAAAAACAAATTAAAGAAATGCAAGAACAAAATGCTAGAGTAGAAGTTAAATCTGAAGGAAAAATAGAAAAGGGAAATATTGCTGTTATCGACTTTAAGGGATATGTAGATGGAACTGCATTCGAAGGTGGAGAAGGAACAGATTATGCATTAGAAATTGGTTCAGGTACTTTTATCGATAATTTTGAAGATCAATTAATCGGATTAAGTGTTGGCGATAAAAAAGATGTTAATGTTACATTCCCAGAAACTTATGGAAAAGAAGAATTAAATGGAAAAGCTGCAAAATTCGAAGTTGAAATTAAAGCAATAAAAGTTAAAGAATTACCAGAATTAGATGATGAATTTGCTAAAGATGTAGCAGCAGTTGATACATTTGCAGAATTAAAAGAAAATATTAAGAAAACTTTAGAAAAGAATAATGATCAAAAGGCTGAAAGAGAATTTGAAGAAGCAATAATAACTGCTATAATTGAAAATACAAAGATGGATGTTCCTGAAGTTATGATAAGCAAAGAAATAGATGCTATGATGAAAGATCTTGAAGGAAGATTACAATATCAAGGTTTAAGCTTAGATCAATACATGGAATTCACAGGAAATACAACTGAAAAAATGAGAGACTTCATGAAAGAAAACGCTGAAAGAAAAGTTAAAGCAGATTTAGTTCTTGAAGCAGTTGCTAAAGCAGAAGATATAAAAGCTACTGAAGAACAAGTAAATGAAAGAGCGTTAGAATTAGGAAAAATGTATGGACCTAAGGATCCAGAAAAGATGGCTAATATTTTAGTTAAATCTCAAAAAGGCATGATTGAAAAAGACATAATAATTGAAAACACTCTTAAATTTATAAAAGAAAATTGCAAATAA
- the hisE gene encoding phosphoribosyl-ATP diphosphatase, whose amino-acid sequence MEENLSALYDVILQRKNNGEEGSYTNYLFEKGLDKILKKVGEECTEVIISCKDDNKEDQINEICDLTYHLLVLMAEIGISTEDISKELGNRRAKINNFKGDRKPITNV is encoded by the coding sequence ATGGAAGAAAATTTAAGTGCTTTATATGATGTTATTTTGCAAAGAAAAAACAATGGTGAAGAAGGATCTTATACAAACTATCTTTTTGAAAAGGGATTAGATAAAATATTAAAAAAAGTTGGAGAAGAATGCACTGAAGTAATAATTAGTTGCAAGGATGATAATAAAGAAGATCAGATTAATGAAATTTGTGATCTTACATATCATTTACTAGTTTTAATGGCTGAAATAGGTATATCTACGGAGGATATATCAAAGGAACTTGGAAATAGAAGAGCTAAAATTAATAATTTTAAAGGTGATAGGAAGCCTATAACAAATGTTTAA
- the hisI gene encoding phosphoribosyl-AMP cyclohydrolase, producing MDITEKVEQVDFEKCNGLVPAVVQDYKTKEVLMLAYMSKESLTKTIENNVTWFYSRSRKELWNKGATSGHFQYVKEIKIDCDNDTILVVVEQKGAACHTGNKSCFYREL from the coding sequence ATGGACATTACTGAAAAAGTAGAGCAAGTTGATTTTGAAAAGTGTAATGGATTGGTACCAGCAGTTGTTCAAGACTATAAAACAAAAGAAGTGCTAATGTTAGCTTACATGTCTAAAGAAAGCTTGACTAAAACAATAGAGAATAATGTTACTTGGTTTTATAGTAGGAGTAGAAAAGAACTCTGGAATAAAGGAGCAACATCAGGCCATTTTCAATATGTGAAGGAAATAAAAATAGATTGTGATAATGATACAATCTTAGTTGTTGTAGAGCAAAAAGGGGCTGCATGCCATACTGGGAATAAAAGCTGTTTCTATAGAGAATTATAG
- the hisF gene encoding imidazole glycerol phosphate synthase subunit HisF: MHTKRIIPCLDVKEGRVVKGINFEGLVDVGDPVALAEYYNKQGADELVFLDIGATHEKRGIMEKVVERVAEKIFIPFTVGGGLRTLDDIKSILRAGADKVSLNSAAVKNKNLIKEGAFYFGNQCIVLAVDAKRRKDNSGWNVVINGGRIDTGMDLLKWVEEATDLGAGEILLTSMDADGTKKGFDLELTKAVSDMTNVPVIASGGCGCLEDFYKVFQNNIADAALAASLFHYGELTVDEVKEYLKGKNIPVRF, encoded by the coding sequence ATGCACACAAAGAGAATAATCCCATGCCTTGATGTTAAAGAGGGAAGGGTTGTTAAAGGTATTAACTTTGAGGGGTTAGTTGATGTCGGAGATCCTGTTGCACTTGCAGAGTATTATAATAAACAAGGTGCTGATGAATTAGTTTTTTTAGACATAGGAGCAACTCATGAAAAAAGAGGCATTATGGAAAAAGTTGTTGAAAGAGTAGCTGAAAAGATTTTTATTCCGTTTACAGTAGGCGGAGGATTAAGAACATTAGATGATATAAAGTCAATACTTAGAGCAGGTGCAGACAAGGTTAGCTTAAATTCAGCTGCAGTTAAAAATAAGAATCTTATCAAAGAGGGAGCATTTTACTTTGGAAATCAATGCATAGTATTAGCTGTAGATGCAAAGAGAAGAAAAGATAATTCAGGATGGAATGTTGTAATAAATGGCGGAAGAATTGATACTGGAATGGATCTGTTAAAGTGGGTTGAAGAAGCAACTGACTTAGGAGCTGGGGAAATTCTTTTGACATCTATGGATGCGGATGGAACTAAAAAAGGATTTGATTTAGAATTGACCAAAGCTGTAAGTGATATGACAAATGTTCCTGTGATTGCATCAGGTGGATGTGGATGCTTAGAAGACTTTTATAAAGTATTTCAAAATAATATAGCAGATGCAGCTCTTGCAGCTTCATTATTTCATTATGGAGAATTAACAGTAGATGAAGTTAAAGAGTATTTAAAAGGTAAAAATATACCAGTTAGATTTTAA
- the hisA gene encoding 1-(5-phosphoribosyl)-5-[(5-phosphoribosylamino)methylideneamino]imidazole-4-carboxamide isomerase, translating into MIILPAIDIMDGKPVRLYQGDYDKKEIVAEDIFETAKSFERAGAKYLHLVDLDGAKNGSNQNHELVIKIAGMLNIPVELGGGIRSFETIKYLLDNGVSRVILGTIAIEDEELLTKAIEAYGEKVAVGIDCKDGKVYGRGWLAGSNLDYIDFARKMEKLGVKNIIVTDISKDGTLEGPNVEMLRKLKETVKIDITASGGIRDIENIKDLLEINLYGAITGKAIYAGTLSLEEAIKMSDKQA; encoded by the coding sequence ATGATAATTTTACCTGCGATTGATATAATGGATGGCAAGCCAGTAAGATTATATCAAGGGGATTATGACAAAAAGGAAATAGTTGCAGAAGATATATTTGAAACAGCAAAATCATTTGAAAGAGCAGGAGCTAAGTACTTACATTTAGTTGATTTAGATGGGGCTAAAAATGGCAGCAATCAAAATCATGAGTTAGTTATAAAAATTGCTGGCATGCTAAATATTCCTGTAGAATTAGGTGGTGGAATACGTTCCTTTGAGACCATAAAATATTTATTAGACAATGGTGTGTCAAGGGTAATTCTAGGAACTATAGCAATAGAGGATGAAGAATTATTAACAAAAGCTATAGAAGCATATGGAGAAAAAGTAGCTGTTGGAATTGATTGTAAAGATGGAAAAGTATATGGAAGAGGATGGCTTGCAGGAAGTAATTTAGATTACATAGATTTTGCAAGGAAAATGGAAAAGCTAGGAGTTAAAAATATAATAGTAACAGATATAAGTAAGGATGGAACCTTAGAAGGACCAAATGTAGAAATGCTTAGAAAATTAAAAGAAACAGTTAAAATTGATATTACAGCTTCTGGTGGAATTCGTGATATAGAAAATATAAAGGATTTGTTGGAAATAAATTTATATGGAGCTATAACAGGAAAAGCTATTTATGCTGGAACTTTATCATTAGAAGAAGCGATAAAAATGTCTGATAAGCAGGCATAA
- the hisH gene encoding imidazole glycerol phosphate synthase subunit HisH, which translates to MIVIIDYGMGNLKSVRNALNFLGLDNKISSDEEDIKNAKALILPGVGAFPDAMDTIEKLSLDKIIKEEVRKGKPLLGICLGMQLLFEKSFEGIKRNGLGLLKGNIVKMTDDKENNIKVPHIGWNSLIYNKNDELISSIDEGNFVYYVHSYFAQGYNDEDLVTYSEYGENKIPGIVRCKNIMGAQFHPEKSGTVGLSILKNFGELIK; encoded by the coding sequence ATGATAGTAATAATAGATTATGGAATGGGAAATCTGAAAAGTGTAAGAAATGCTCTTAACTTTCTTGGGCTTGATAATAAAATATCTTCAGACGAGGAAGATATAAAAAATGCAAAAGCGCTAATATTACCAGGAGTAGGAGCTTTCCCAGATGCCATGGATACTATTGAAAAATTATCTTTGGATAAGATAATAAAGGAAGAAGTTAGAAAAGGAAAACCTCTTCTTGGAATATGTTTAGGAATGCAGCTTTTATTTGAAAAAAGTTTTGAAGGAATTAAGAGAAATGGTCTTGGACTTCTTAAAGGTAATATTGTTAAGATGACAGATGATAAGGAGAATAACATTAAGGTTCCACATATTGGATGGAATAGTTTGATATATAACAAAAATGATGAATTAATTAGTTCAATAGATGAAGGAAACTTTGTTTATTATGTACATTCTTATTTTGCACAAGGCTATAATGATGAAGATTTAGTTACATATAGCGAATATGGAGAAAATAAAATTCCGGGAATAGTTAGATGTAAAAATATAATGGGTGCTCAATTCCATCCTGAGAAAAGTGGAACTGTTGGATTAAGCATTTTGAAAAATTTTGGGGAGTTGATTAAATGA
- the hisB gene encoding imidazoleglycerol-phosphate dehydratase HisB — MVDRYSKKERITKETSVELEINLDGSGKSEVNTQIGFFDHMLTLFSFHSKIDLKIKAKGDLEVCDHHTVEDVGITLGEAFKEAIGNKEGINRYGTFYVPMDETLALVSLDISNRPFLVFDCDFKREMVGEMATEMVVEFFRAFAFNAGITLHLKVLYGENDHHKIEALFKAFGRALKEAKFRSEENGIPSTKGSL; from the coding sequence ATGGTTGACAGATATTCAAAAAAAGAAAGAATAACTAAAGAAACTAGTGTTGAGCTAGAAATTAATTTAGATGGAAGCGGAAAAAGTGAAGTAAATACCCAAATAGGTTTTTTTGATCACATGTTAACATTGTTTTCTTTTCACAGTAAAATCGATTTGAAGATAAAGGCTAAGGGCGATTTGGAGGTATGTGATCATCATACTGTAGAAGATGTGGGAATAACTCTTGGAGAAGCTTTTAAAGAAGCAATTGGAAATAAGGAAGGTATAAATAGATATGGTACATTTTATGTACCTATGGATGAAACTTTAGCATTAGTATCATTAGATATTAGTAATAGACCTTTTTTAGTATTTGATTGTGATTTCAAGAGAGAAATGGTCGGAGAAATGGCAACAGAAATGGTTGTAGAATTTTTTAGAGCTTTTGCATTCAATGCAGGTATAACGCTTCATTTAAAAGTTTTATATGGTGAAAATGATCATCATAAAATAGAAGCTTTATTTAAAGCATTCGGTAGAGCACTTAAAGAAGCTAAATTTAGAAGTGAGGAAAATGGAATACCATCAACTAAAGGAAGTCTTTAA
- a CDS encoding pyridoxal phosphate-dependent aminotransferase, with amino-acid sequence MSAYKEYINIYDEYKINLDSNEIYMAMDENILMKMRSCLTNIQLHRYPANDMKIIKELYANYAKTDAKNIIVGNGSDEVLELVISKIIKSGKKALSLGPDFTMYDFFVSRFGGQLKNYDIGKRIEFNVDEFIKLGKKENVDLIIFSNPNNPTGIGITIKDILKILNEFKNKTILVDEAYYEFYGETMIPYINKYKNLIVTRTLSKAWGLAALRIGFLITNEDNVEELLNYKVPYTISTYSQNLASIALKYPERVVNNAKQIVDQREKLYEALKQVEKNAAMNIEFYPSKANFIYGRTNHKEALINGLKDNGISIRNFNDDTFRITVGSPLENRKVVEGIKNIFVY; translated from the coding sequence ATGAGTGCTTATAAGGAGTATATTAATATCTATGATGAATATAAAATAAATTTAGATAGCAATGAAATTTATATGGCTATGGATGAAAATATACTAATGAAAATGAGATCATGTTTAACTAATATACAATTACACAGGTATCCTGCCAATGATATGAAAATTATTAAAGAATTATATGCTAATTATGCGAAGACAGATGCTAAAAATATTATAGTAGGAAATGGTTCAGATGAAGTTCTTGAACTTGTAATAAGCAAGATTATTAAAAGTGGAAAAAAGGCATTGAGTTTAGGACCAGACTTCACAATGTATGATTTTTTTGTGTCTAGATTTGGTGGACAATTAAAAAACTATGATATTGGGAAAAGGATAGAATTTAATGTAGATGAATTTATAAAACTTGGGAAGAAAGAAAATGTAGATTTGATTATATTTTCAAATCCTAATAATCCTACAGGAATAGGAATAACTATAAAAGATATACTTAAAATATTAAATGAATTTAAAAATAAAACAATTTTGGTTGATGAAGCTTACTATGAATTTTATGGAGAAACAATGATTCCTTATATTAATAAGTATAAAAATTTAATAGTAACACGAACACTTTCAAAAGCATGGGGACTTGCAGCTTTAAGAATAGGTTTTTTGATAACTAATGAAGATAATGTAGAAGAATTATTAAACTATAAGGTGCCATATACAATAAGTACTTATTCTCAAAATCTTGCATCTATTGCTTTAAAGTATCCTGAAAGAGTTGTGAATAATGCAAAGCAAATAGTTGATCAAAGAGAAAAGCTATATGAAGCACTTAAACAAGTAGAAAAAAATGCTGCGATGAATATAGAATTCTATCCTTCTAAAGCAAATTTTATTTATGGTAGAACTAATCATAAAGAAGCATTGATTAATGGCCTTAAAGATAATGGGATTTCTATTAGAAATTTTAATGATGATACGTTTAGAATTACTGTTGGATCCCCCTTAGAAAATAGAAAAGTTGTAGAGGGGATTAAAAATATCTTCGTATATTAG
- the hisD gene encoding histidinol dehydrogenase, whose product MLNLMEITEKNKKVLINELKERIGETEQEVILSVTNILSNVRKQGDKSLFEFTKKFDNVELKSLEVSKAEIDDCFNKVEEDFIKALEEAKTNIEDYHKKQKSNGFLMAKDNGVYLGQRVLPLERVGVYVPGGTAAYPSSVLMNVIPAKVAGVDEIIMVTPPDKDGGINPYIGVAARIAGITKIYKVGGAQAIGALAYGTETIEKVDKIVGPGNIFVAIAKKLVFGQVDIDMIAGPSEILVIADEKSDPAFIAADLMSQAEHDKLASSILVTTSKELYEKVEIELEKQVKTLEREDIIRTSLKDFGKAIICETIEDCIDISNTIAPEHLEIMVDEPMMYLGLIKNAGSVFLGRYCPEPIGDYFGGTNHVLPTSGTARFFSPLSVDSFIKKSSFIYYSKEAIMKNGKKIITLANKEGLTAHANSVKVRLNNECL is encoded by the coding sequence ATGTTGAACTTGATGGAAATTACAGAAAAGAATAAAAAAGTTTTAATTAATGAATTAAAAGAAAGAATTGGGGAAACAGAGCAAGAGGTAATTTTAAGTGTAACAAATATTTTATCAAATGTAAGAAAACAAGGAGATAAATCTCTGTTTGAATTTACTAAAAAATTTGATAATGTTGAGCTTAAAAGTTTAGAAGTCTCAAAAGCTGAGATAGATGATTGCTTTAATAAAGTTGAAGAAGATTTTATTAAAGCATTGGAGGAAGCAAAGACAAATATAGAAGATTATCATAAAAAGCAAAAAAGTAACGGATTTTTAATGGCTAAAGATAATGGGGTTTATTTAGGACAAAGAGTACTTCCTCTTGAAAGGGTTGGAGTTTATGTACCAGGTGGAACGGCTGCTTATCCGTCATCTGTTTTGATGAATGTAATACCTGCAAAGGTTGCAGGAGTAGATGAAATAATAATGGTTACACCACCAGATAAAGATGGTGGGATAAATCCATATATAGGAGTGGCAGCGAGAATTGCTGGAATAACTAAGATATATAAAGTTGGAGGAGCACAAGCTATTGGTGCATTAGCTTATGGTACAGAAACAATTGAAAAAGTAGATAAGATAGTAGGACCGGGAAATATTTTTGTAGCTATAGCTAAAAAGTTAGTTTTTGGTCAGGTAGATATAGACATGATTGCTGGACCTAGTGAAATTTTAGTGATTGCAGATGAAAAATCCGATCCAGCATTTATAGCAGCAGATTTGATGTCGCAAGCAGAACATGATAAATTAGCTTCATCTATATTAGTTACAACTTCTAAAGAATTATATGAAAAGGTAGAAATTGAATTAGAAAAACAAGTTAAAACTTTGGAGAGAGAAGATATAATAAGAACCTCACTTAAGGATTTTGGTAAAGCAATTATATGTGAAACTATAGAAGATTGTATTGATATTTCTAATACTATTGCACCTGAACATTTAGAAATTATGGTCGATGAACCTATGATGTATCTAGGACTTATTAAAAATGCCGGCTCAGTGTTTTTAGGAAGATATTGTCCTGAACCTATAGGTGATTATTTTGGAGGAACAAATCATGTATTGCCTACAAGTGGTACAGCAAGATTTTTTTCACCATTATCTGTAGATAGCTTTATAAAAAAATCATCATTTATTTATTATTCTAAAGAAGCTATTATGAAAAATGGCAAAAAAATAATAACATTGGCGAATAAAGAAGGACTAACTGCTCATGCTAATTCAGTAAAAGTGAGGTTAAATAATGAGTGCTTATAA
- the hisG gene encoding ATP phosphoribosyltransferase: protein MSISIALTKGRLEQETIKVLEKANFDPSELKNKGRKLVFKDKVKDIKYFLVKAADSITYVEHGVADIGVVGKDTILESDNNCYEVLDLGFGKCGFIVASLPQNDIFKKVGHIKIGSKYPHVAKEYFKKKDMDVEVIKIEGSVELAPILGLCDGIVDIMETGTTLKENGLVVLDRICEISARLIVNKASFKMKQREIGQFIEEIKKVINN, encoded by the coding sequence ATGAGCATAAGCATAGCATTAACAAAGGGAAGACTAGAACAAGAGACAATTAAAGTTTTAGAAAAGGCTAACTTTGATCCATCAGAATTAAAGAATAAAGGAAGAAAACTTGTATTTAAAGATAAAGTAAAAGATATAAAATACTTTTTAGTAAAAGCAGCGGATTCAATAACTTATGTTGAACATGGGGTAGCGGATATTGGAGTAGTTGGTAAAGATACTATATTGGAAAGTGATAATAATTGCTATGAGGTATTAGATTTAGGGTTTGGGAAGTGTGGATTTATAGTAGCATCTCTACCACAAAATGATATTTTTAAAAAGGTTGGACATATAAAAATAGGAAGTAAATATCCACATGTTGCAAAAGAATATTTTAAAAAGAAAGATATGGATGTAGAAGTTATAAAAATAGAAGGATCAGTAGAGCTTGCACCAATTTTAGGACTTTGTGATGGAATTGTTGATATCATGGAAACTGGTACTACATTAAAAGAAAATGGATTAGTTGTCTTAGATAGAATTTGTGAAATAAGTGCAAGGTTAATTGTAAATAAGGCAAGTTTTAAAATGAAACAGAGGGAAATTGGACAGTTTATTGAAGAAATTAAAAAAGTGATTAATAATTGA
- the hisZ gene encoding ATP phosphoribosyltransferase regulatory subunit → MSKKNILPEGTRDLILDECIIKRFLERNIDGIFEKWGYKEVITPTLEFYETFNYNSQSLKEEDMYKFFDNRGRILVLRPDMTIPIARVVETKLKDSKIPIKLRYTSNVFRVHASLGGKRNEYTDCGVELIGLEDKKSDLEVLVLALEALKKLELRDFKLEIGNIGFFNGAFKNLDIDQEYKENIAQFIEDKNMKSLEDYLDTLDIKDEYKKFFNKLPWMFGDKKILEDAKNIAFNDDIKENLEYLEELYEQLDELGYGENVTFDLGMVPRLNYYTGIIFRGFGEGVGNTVLRGGRYDSLIQASKKYIPAIGFSIDINSVIPNVNIYNDLNNDENLCKVFYGAENRIEAIKKSEELRREGFIVELLPTENINEIKIIKGGEK, encoded by the coding sequence ATGAGTAAAAAGAATATACTTCCTGAGGGAACAAGAGATTTGATTTTAGATGAATGTATTATAAAAAGATTTTTAGAAAGAAATATAGATGGAATTTTTGAAAAGTGGGGCTATAAAGAAGTTATAACACCAACTCTAGAGTTTTATGAAACATTTAATTATAATTCTCAATCTTTAAAAGAAGAAGATATGTATAAGTTTTTTGATAATAGGGGACGTATTTTGGTATTAAGACCAGATATGACAATTCCAATAGCTAGAGTAGTAGAAACTAAACTTAAAGACTCAAAGATTCCAATTAAATTGAGATATACATCTAATGTGTTTAGAGTTCATGCAAGCCTTGGGGGGAAGAGAAATGAGTATACGGATTGTGGTGTTGAACTTATAGGACTTGAAGATAAAAAATCTGATTTGGAAGTATTAGTATTAGCGTTAGAAGCATTAAAGAAGTTAGAATTAAGAGATTTTAAACTTGAAATAGGTAATATAGGATTTTTTAATGGGGCATTTAAAAATTTAGATATTGATCAAGAATATAAAGAAAATATTGCACAATTTATAGAAGATAAAAACATGAAAAGCTTAGAAGACTATCTAGATACGCTAGATATCAAGGATGAGTATAAAAAATTTTTTAATAAATTACCTTGGATGTTTGGAGATAAGAAAATATTAGAGGATGCAAAAAATATAGCATTCAATGATGACATTAAGGAAAATTTGGAGTATTTAGAAGAGCTTTATGAGCAGTTAGATGAATTGGGTTATGGAGAAAATGTTACTTTTGATTTGGGGATGGTTCCAAGACTTAATTATTATACAGGAATTATTTTCAGAGGGTTTGGTGAAGGCGTAGGAAATACTGTTTTAAGGGGTGGAAGATATGACAGCTTGATACAAGCATCTAAAAAGTATATTCCAGCTATAGGTTTCTCAATAGATATTAATTCTGTAATTCCAAATGTAAATATTTATAATGATTTAAATAATGATGAAAATTTATGCAAAGTATTTTATGGGGCAGAAAATAGAATTGAAGCAATAAAAAAGAGCGAAGAACTTAGAAGAGAAGGGTTTATAGTAGAATTATTACCAACAGAAAATATAAACGAAATAAAAATCATTAAAGGTGGGGAAAAATAA
- a CDS encoding YoaK family protein yields MVTNDISISQNTKIKTQVHTVTAESMRLGILLATVGGFLDAYTFICRGGVFANAQTGNIVLLGINIAKGNFRQAFMVLLPILAFILGAIVCEFIKELTSPSITLVTGSERIILIIEIIVLITIGFLPDTVPDIFVTVVISFVCSVQICSFTKLVDSPYNTAMCTANLRSACQSAYAAFRKKDKKLTIKANRYIKIVFSFITGGALSGMLTLSLGGKSIWFAAMILTIALILFTIDDFRFRNSDF; encoded by the coding sequence TTGGTTACTAATGACATAAGTATATCCCAAAACACTAAAATCAAAACACAAGTACATACTGTAACAGCTGAATCTATGCGTCTTGGAATTCTTCTAGCTACTGTTGGAGGTTTTTTAGATGCGTATACTTTCATATGCAGAGGTGGTGTTTTCGCTAATGCTCAAACAGGAAATATTGTACTCCTGGGAATAAATATTGCAAAGGGAAACTTTAGACAAGCATTTATGGTACTTTTACCTATATTAGCATTTATTTTAGGGGCAATAGTTTGTGAATTTATAAAAGAGTTGACTTCACCTTCAATTACTTTAGTTACTGGTTCAGAACGTATTATTTTAATTATAGAAATTATAGTTCTTATCACTATAGGTTTTTTACCTGATACTGTTCCAGATATATTTGTTACAGTTGTCATTTCCTTTGTTTGCTCTGTTCAAATATGTTCTTTCACAAAATTAGTAGATTCACCTTATAATACAGCAATGTGTACTGCTAATCTAAGATCTGCATGTCAATCAGCTTATGCAGCATTTAGAAAAAAAGATAAGAAATTAACAATAAAAGCAAATCGATATATAAAAATAGTATTTTCTTTTATAACTGGTGGTGCTCTAAGCGGTATGCTAACTTTGAGCCTAGGCGGGAAATCAATATGGTTTGCAGCTATGATATTAACTATAGCACTTATTTTATTTACCATAGATGATTTCAGATTTAGAAATTCTGATTTTTAA